From Streptomyces sp. HUAS MG91, the proteins below share one genomic window:
- a CDS encoding response regulator transcription factor gives MRVVLAEDLFLLRDGLVRMLEAYDFEIAAAVESGPELTKALAELAPDVAVVDVRLPPSHTDEGLQCALAARRARPGLPVLVLSQHVEQLYARELLADGNGGVGYLLKDRVFDAEQFVDAVRRVAAGGTAMDPVVIQQLLARRAVREPLGGLTPRELEVLELMAQGRSNAAIAAQLVVTERAIAKHTSNIFTKLDLAISDDDNRRVLAVLAYLDRAL, from the coding sequence GTGCGTGTAGTCCTGGCCGAAGACCTGTTCCTGTTGCGGGACGGGCTCGTGCGGATGCTTGAGGCCTACGACTTCGAGATCGCGGCCGCCGTGGAGAGCGGGCCCGAACTCACCAAGGCGCTGGCGGAGTTGGCGCCGGACGTCGCCGTCGTCGACGTACGGCTGCCGCCCTCGCACACCGACGAGGGGTTGCAGTGCGCGCTCGCCGCGCGGCGGGCGCGGCCCGGGCTGCCGGTGCTGGTGCTGTCCCAGCACGTGGAGCAGTTGTACGCGCGCGAGCTGCTGGCGGACGGGAACGGCGGGGTGGGGTACCTGCTGAAGGACCGGGTGTTCGACGCGGAGCAGTTCGTCGACGCGGTGCGGCGGGTGGCCGCGGGCGGCACGGCGATGGACCCGGTGGTGATTCAGCAGTTGCTCGCGCGGCGGGCGGTGCGGGAGCCGTTGGGCGGGCTCACTCCGCGCGAGCTGGAGGTTCTGGAGCTGATGGCGCAGGGCCGGTCGAACGCGGCGATCGCGGCGCAACTGGTCGTCACCGAGCGGGCGATCGCGAAGCACACCTCCAACATCTTCACGAAGCTGGACCTGGCGATCTCGGACGACGACAACCGCCGAGTCCTGGCAGTCCTGGCCTACCTGGACCGAGCCCTGTAG